Proteins encoded together in one Onychomys torridus chromosome 1, mOncTor1.1, whole genome shotgun sequence window:
- the LOC118595126 gene encoding olfactory receptor 5B12-like, producing the protein MENISEATEFILLGLTDAPELQIPLFIIFMIIYLITLVGNLGMIVLILLDSRLHTPMYFFLSNLSLVDCVYASAVTPKVMEGFLTGGKIISYNACAAQLFFFVAFAITECFILSSMAFDRHAAVCKPLHYSTTMTSSMCVRLVTVSYMSGFLQSSIHVAFTFHLSFCHSNVINHFFCDIPPLLALSCSDIHVNEIVTFTLALFDIVFTLLIISNTYLLIFITILRMRSAEGRKKAISTCASHLTTVSIFFGTIIFMYLQPNSSHSMDTDKIASVFYTMVIPMLNPLVYSLRNKEVKSAFKKVVGNSKS; encoded by the coding sequence ATGGAGAACATTTCAGAGGCAACTGAATTTATTCTTTTGGGCTTAACAGATGCCCCAGAGCTGCAGATCCctttatttatcattttcatGATCATTTATTTGATCACATTAGTTGGGAACCTTGGAATGATTGTGTTAATTCTGCTGGATTCCCGACTCCATACTCCCATGTATTTTTTCCTCAGTAACCTCTCCCTGGTGGACTGTGTTTATGCCTCAGCAGTCACTCCTAAGGTAATGGAAGGGTTTCTCACAGGAGGTAAGATCATATCCTACAATGCATGTGCTGCCCAGTTGTTCTTCTTTGTAGCCTTTGCTATTACAGAATGTTTCATCCTGTCCTCAATGGCCTTTGATCGTCATGCAGCAGTATGCAAACCACTGCATTACTCTACCACCATGACAAGTTCCATGTGTGTTCGACTGGTAACTGTCTCCTATATGAGTGGATTTCTACAATCCTCCATCCATGTTGCCTTCACCTTCCACCTCTCCTTCTGTCATTCTAATGTGATTAACCACTTCTTCTGTGACATACCTCCACTGCTGGCTCTTTCTTGTTCTGATATCCATGTAAATGAGATTGTAACTTTTACATTGGCTTTATTTGATATCGTTTTCACTCTGTTGATTATCTCAAACACTTACCTGCTTATTTTCATCACTATTCTGAGGATGCGTTCTGCTGAGGGCCGAAAGAAGGCCATTTCCACCTGTGCATCACACCTCACCACTGTGTCCATCTTTTTTGGAACAATCATCTTCATGTACTTACAGCCCAACTCCAGTCACTCCATGGACACTGACAAAATCGCCTCTGTGTTTTACACCATGGTTATCCCCATGCTGAACCCTCTTgtctacagcctgaggaacaaaGAGGTCAAGAGTGCATTCAAGAAGGTTGTGGGAAATTCAAAGTCATAA